GCAGTTGCGATTCCGGCATTTGTCACAATTATTATGATGCCACTTACGTTCAGCATCGCTACAGGTATCGCGCTCGGGTTTATCTTATATCCGATCATGATGCTAGCCGTAAAAAAACGAGAGATGGTCCACCCAATTATGTACGGGCTCTCCTTCGTCTTTCTCGTTTATTTTGCGTATATCGTATAACGAACTTTTACAGATTCACACATGCCCCTCCCCCCTAGTAATTTCCAGGTGTCAGGTACCTGGGATTAATTGGTCCTCTCAAACACAAACAGGTGGGCTGCATTACGCAGCCCACCTTTTGTTTTGTTCGACATATTTCGGGAGGTGCCTGGCACCTTACCTTCTTGAATGTGGTGGGCGCCCTGGTTCACCTGCGTGAGGTGGTGGACCTTGTTCACCTGCATGCGGCGGCGGATTTCCATTCCCTTTACCAGGACCGAAATCTCCACCTACTCTTACGACTACTGCTGTTAAAGCATCGATTGTGATTGAACCAGATGTAATATCAAAGCCAGTTGGGTTCGCAACTTCCGTAACCCCCGCTTCATTCCCATCAACAATCACGGTTCCTTCTGTCAAATCAATGTCCTCTAACGTGAGTGTTCGCTCTTTGTCATCTGCATTTACGAAAACATAGTACGTTCCCGTATCATCAGTAGATTCTGCTTTATAACCAATCACTAAATCCCACTCTTCTATTTCTGGTGCTTCAATCATCGATACATTCGAATCGATCTCTTCCATCGTTCCTAAGCGGAAGGCATCTGTCGACCTACGCAACTCAATCAATCCTGTTGAATATTCGCGTGTTAAGTTATTAATTGGATAAGCCTCTTCATTTGTCGCTTTTTCCCACTCGACCATATTAATCGCATCCGTTGAATCATACGAATCATGGATGAAATACGGATACTCAAATGGATTTCCTTCCTCATCTGTCATATACGTCGACTTATACGGCGCTTCATCGGTTTCCGCTCTGAACTGTTTCGTTCGTCCAAACTCTTGACCCGCATGGATAAACGCCGTTCCTTGAGCGGTTAACACCATCGTGTTCCCGAGGCGAATTCGTTTATGAATCTCTTCTTGATGATACTCTGGATCCTTTTGAATCGATTGCGCAATCACATCATGAAGCGTTAAATTATCGTGCGCGGCAACATAAGGAACAACATCACCTGGGTTTGTTGCGGTAAAGTTATGCGGGTTTGCCGTTAAGTTATCATATATGCGTTGTATATCACGCGCACCACCTGTGATAAAACGCGGTTCGCCTTCACTTCCAAAACCAGATTTTAACTCATTACGGAAGTCATCAGAGAAAGATCCGACACTTTCCGTATGCTGCATCCAATCTTGGTCTGCTGGCATAATGTCACCACCGTTTTCATCACCGACAAACGTTCTCCACCCTTCACCAATCATTACGATGTTCGGGTTGGCCTCCTTCGCTTTGTCATAAGCGATCTGAATACTTTCTGCGTCATGGTCACCCATCATATCAAAACGGAAGCCATCGACTTTAAACTCTTCCACCCAATACATAATCGAGTCGACTAAAATTCTTCGAGCCATTTCATGCGTTGTACCAAGACGTCCGCCACCAAAACTCGTTCTTGACGTACCATCAGCATCCATGAAGTGATAATAATTTGGCTCTAAATCTTCGAAAATTTCAACACGAGCCGTATGGTTGTATACGACATCTAAGATGACACCCATCCCACGGCTATGAATCTCGTCAATGAGAAGCTTAAATTCCTCAATACGCTTTTCTGCATCATCAGGGTTTTCAGAATACATCCCCGTTAGTGAAAAATAACTGTGAGGGTCATAACCCCAGTTGTAATTGTTTTGCGTCGACGAATAATCTAGTAATCTTTCATCGTTATTATATTCATCAGCGAAGAAATAGCTCATTACAGGGAGTAGCTGAATATGCGTCACACCTAAATCTTCAATATAATCTAGCTTTTCAACGAATGATGCGAATGTCCCAAACTGTGCTTCTAGTTCGTCATCAATGCTTGGATCAGACGTAAAATCACGAACATGGATCTCATAAATAATCGCATCTTCTCGTTTTTCAAACCCTTCAATCTCTGCAAAATCTAGTTCTGGTCCAATCGCCGAAGGGTCGACAATCGCCGCTTTTCCGATCGGCACTTCGTCAACATTGCCACTATCCCATGTTGCCATTGATTTCGCATATGGATCTAAGGCAAGCACCTTGTCACCGTCACGCTCGATTTCGTAATGATAGTAAAAACCTGTGAGGTCAGAAACACCGGTATTCCCTTCATTTAACGTGACTTCCCAAACGCCACGATCACCTAAGGTCATATCAACCTCATCTGTAACAACTTCATACTGATCGTCGCGGTCGTATAAAATAACTGACACGTTGTCAGCACTTGGCGACCAAAGTTTTAACGTCGCTGATCCGTCTTCATGAAGCGTTGCCCCAAGGTCTCCTTCATAGCCATACTTCTCATCGATTAATCGCCAGCTCGTGATCACTTGAATCGATCTACCCATGAATGAAACGTCATATGGCGTTTGATCAACACTGAATTCTCCTTCCACCGTGACCGTTTTGCCATCATCGTGTTTTGATACATCGTAAATTGAGACTTCACTCTCGTTTTTATCTACAATCTCTAAGCCTTCTGTCAGTTCTTCAACAGTAAAACCAACCGTTGATGTGAAAGTAAGTTCCATCGCCTCTTCACTTACAAGCTCGCCAAACTCTAGGCCCTCTTCAAAAACGTAGTACGGATTCGTGTACACCGTTTCGTCTCCTTCGCGCGTGAAAATTTGCTGATGGTTGTTTAGGTCGCTAAAACTCATGTCTCCTGTTTGACCCTCATCTTCACGATTGACAAATAAAAATCCAATTTCATCAGCGTCTTCCGTTACCTCAATGTCAACGTAAGCACCGTACTTATTCGTTTGGTCATTTGAGAATGGGTGAGCCCCTGTTGGCCAGTTTTCAGTTGGTTCTGCAACATCTCCCCATGTCCAAACGCCCCAAGGTTCGTACGCGCCATCATCTTTTTTGTAATGGAGGCGTACTGTGTTTTCTGAAAGGTCAATCGGCTCGTATAACGAAACCTTACCGTCTTCAGACAACCAAATTTCCTTCATGTCTTCAGAAAGAAGGTCAACGAAAATATCGCCCGTCACGTTCTCCCCGGAACTATGATTAACAAGTAAGCCAACTCTCTCAGCACCATCAATCAACTCAACGTCAACATAAGCACCATAGTCAGTCATTTCTGTAAATGGCTTAGCTGCATCTGGCCAGCCTCCGACGTCCTCTGACGGAGTAGCAACATCTTCCCAAATCCAAAGACCAAAGCCTTCAAAGGTGTTGTCTTCTCTTTCATAATGAACGCGCAATGTATTTTCTGGAATGTCCGTCATAGGTTTTTCAAAAAACACATCGCCGCTTCCT
The Bacillus shivajii DNA segment above includes these coding regions:
- a CDS encoding pullulanase, with the protein product MIVVMLLSLFPSTLSVSQVSAEEELTNDQDQREVRLTYERDDADYENWDVWVWNTGVQDDNIDFTEFEDGLATAYIDVASTTEEIGFIIRKGDWEDREPNSQEIDRYIQVNQQDPLTKVHVTEGEEDFHLVPGISKPEVSGGTATFFYRDQDLYLADEMDAIDSVELQVDGETIAMEYEEMNERFVYEYADFPEGTYEYSFLVTKDGETVEVTDPYYEESTIENHQVEIAVTGEVEPAAIDYNENAVLTLDIENEFDAGIRSMYADVSALGGSEQLAIDPELEEITISVAHDVTAGVKEIPLTVVDEFGNTHHGVTEIEVKTRQFVGDDDFDWDEALIYFLLTDRFFDGDESNNDPYDMDYEQYDENLRGTYQGGDFKGITERLDYLDDLGINTIWISPIVENIRHDVRFNADDEHPSDHPYFGYHGYWALNFEELNPHFGTMEDFHELIDEAADRGMKIMVDVVLNHTGYGLKEIDGEIPEEEQPPGFPTDEERAFFSDMLRQGDDVGHDEVTGELAGLPDFITEDPEVREQIIDWQTSWIEKSRTEKGNTIDYFRVDTVKHVEDTTWMAFKNALTREMPEFKMIGESWGAGQSDDHGYLGTGMMDSLLDFEFKYTARDFVTGSLERANSRLETRNSQLDNTVTLGQFLGSHDEEGFLERVDGDFGKLMTAASLQMTAKGQPVIYYGEELGLSGADNYPYYDNRYDMAWDKVEDNDILEHYQNVLSFRGDYSEVFARGDRSKVAGSDEEEFLLFERSYNDESVYVGLNVAEETQEVTLTVDSEDVTVTDYYSGVTYDASEERELTLTIPAMADGGTVLLSATGGEIVGEGDISDNMLRVHYEREDNNFEGLGLWVWGDVVEPSEDWPHGAIPFTDDQMTDYGAYVDVALIDEAKTVEMLVNTSDGDNLTGDIEVDVTGGDIDEIWLSGSGDVFFEKPMTDIPENTLRVHYEREDNTFEGFGLWIWEDVATPSEDVGGWPDAAKPFTEMTDYGAYVDVELIDGAERVGLLVNHSSGENVTGDIFVDLLSEDMKEIWLSEDGKVSLYEPIDLSENTVRLHYKKDDGAYEPWGVWTWGDVAEPTENWPTGAHPFSNDQTNKYGAYVDIEVTEDADEIGFLFVNREDEGQTGDMSFSDLNNHQQIFTREGDETVYTNPYYVFEEGLEFGELVSEEAMELTFTSTVGFTVEELTEGLEIVDKNESEVSIYDVSKHDDGKTVTVEGEFSVDQTPYDVSFMGRSIQVITSWRLIDEKYGYEGDLGATLHEDGSATLKLWSPSADNVSVILYDRDDQYEVVTDEVDMTLGDRGVWEVTLNEGNTGVSDLTGFYYHYEIERDGDKVLALDPYAKSMATWDSGNVDEVPIGKAAIVDPSAIGPELDFAEIEGFEKREDAIIYEIHVRDFTSDPSIDDELEAQFGTFASFVEKLDYIEDLGVTHIQLLPVMSYFFADEYNNDERLLDYSSTQNNYNWGYDPHSYFSLTGMYSENPDDAEKRIEEFKLLIDEIHSRGMGVILDVVYNHTARVEIFEDLEPNYYHFMDADGTSRTSFGGGRLGTTHEMARRILVDSIMYWVEEFKVDGFRFDMMGDHDAESIQIAYDKAKEANPNIVMIGEGWRTFVGDENGGDIMPADQDWMQHTESVGSFSDDFRNELKSGFGSEGEPRFITGGARDIQRIYDNLTANPHNFTATNPGDVVPYVAAHDNLTLHDVIAQSIQKDPEYHQEEIHKRIRLGNTMVLTAQGTAFIHAGQEFGRTKQFRAETDEAPYKSTYMTDEEGNPFEYPYFIHDSYDSTDAINMVEWEKATNEEAYPINNLTREYSTGLIELRRSTDAFRLGTMEEIDSNVSMIEAPEIEEWDLVIGYKAESTDDTGTYYVFVNADDKERTLTLEDIDLTEGTVIVDGNEAGVTEVANPTGFDITSGSITIDALTAVVVRVGGDFGPGKGNGNPPPHAGEQGPPPHAGEPGRPPHSRR